A genomic window from Sphingobacterium spiritivorum includes:
- a CDS encoding Ig-like domain-containing protein: protein MTQVNLNTHNITFRTVLKMTVLAIAFFFMQKTADAQFTITENFKGAVSPDIILGDDSKLTSGQEDPVGAGWLRLTPDDQNKKGYAFINKTFPSSLGIIADFEYKIWRTKDGRGGLNDGGDGFSIFLFDGTTTASQFALGGYGGSLGYARNKDNPNNNNGLKNGYIGIGFDAFGNFTNKFAPDKFTGANQAVPNSITLRGSTGTADNATSNPFLKSVNISGTGTGTKTDVPANYTGTLGNGWQNHIDYNKSSGTSAGAYPTSRPTDGVFYRRVQLEVIPVAGNKYNITLRWKREGQTDFEELITYTTTEAPPAILKLGFAASTGWAVNFHELRNLLVTTPGNLRVVKRADKDVLRSIAGSGSENKVTYTIEVVNDTDADLTKIDFKDKITDGDGNLVTPDMFTINSISYSGFLAGTTLPSTSATNEFTGSLNLAKKTTGRITVTGTLNKIPAGNILTNTTNVMPTDITDQDLENNTSVVNTPVIAENVDLTLLSNVPDACIDPGAGNNFEIKVVNKGNQATTTANRIVVTKVIPSNVTFTQSASDYSGWTRSVSGSTYTYTATLGLGSGIVAANPIKYNLKPNSGVTTYTDQTSVKYLSGTSTSTTELEPVANRGNNSLIINMVAPPVAPVANTPVYYCIGETAVPLTATASGSNTLRWYTQTTGVPLANAPTPSTTTAGTFTYYVSQTNGNCEGPMTPIQVIVQPVPTAGSIGIDQTICENSVPQLITSVQNGTIAGNTTLTYRWEQSIDGGSTWNNVAGTSSTLQPGKLNKTTQFRRITVSLSSGHTCESGFTNVITIRVKNCKVITNPILINKARRQ, encoded by the coding sequence ATGACACAAGTAAATTTGAATACGCACAACATTACATTCAGGACTGTCTTAAAAATGACAGTCCTGGCTATTGCATTCTTTTTTATGCAAAAAACTGCGGATGCACAATTTACAATAACAGAGAATTTCAAAGGCGCGGTAAGTCCGGATATTATTCTGGGAGATGACTCCAAACTTACATCCGGTCAGGAAGATCCTGTAGGGGCAGGCTGGTTGAGGTTGACTCCGGACGATCAGAATAAGAAAGGATACGCTTTTATAAATAAAACTTTTCCCTCATCATTAGGTATTATTGCAGATTTCGAATATAAAATCTGGAGAACCAAGGATGGCCGCGGTGGATTAAATGATGGTGGTGACGGATTTTCAATTTTTCTTTTTGACGGAACGACTACAGCATCTCAATTTGCTCTTGGCGGATACGGAGGTTCATTAGGTTATGCCCGAAATAAAGATAACCCCAATAATAATAACGGACTAAAGAATGGTTACATCGGTATCGGTTTTGATGCTTTTGGTAACTTTACAAATAAATTTGCTCCAGATAAATTTACCGGAGCCAATCAGGCTGTACCAAACTCCATCACATTAAGGGGGAGTACCGGTACTGCCGATAATGCCACATCAAATCCGTTTCTGAAAAGTGTGAATATCTCCGGAACGGGTACCGGAACAAAAACGGACGTTCCCGCTAATTATACAGGAACACTTGGTAACGGTTGGCAAAACCATATTGATTATAACAAAAGTTCGGGTACAAGTGCAGGGGCATACCCTACATCCAGACCTACGGATGGGGTATTCTACAGGAGAGTACAATTAGAGGTGATTCCAGTTGCAGGAAATAAATATAATATTACACTGAGATGGAAACGCGAAGGTCAGACTGATTTTGAGGAACTGATAACATATACAACAACAGAAGCTCCGCCGGCAATTTTGAAACTAGGTTTTGCAGCATCTACAGGATGGGCTGTTAACTTCCATGAGTTGCGTAATTTGTTAGTAACAACTCCCGGAAACCTGCGGGTGGTGAAAAGGGCGGATAAAGACGTGTTAAGAAGTATCGCAGGAAGCGGAAGTGAAAATAAGGTAACTTATACCATAGAGGTTGTTAACGATACAGATGCTGACCTGACAAAAATTGATTTTAAGGATAAGATAACAGACGGAGACGGAAATCTGGTTACTCCGGATATGTTTACAATTAACAGTATTTCTTATTCCGGATTTTTAGCTGGAACCACGCTTCCCTCTACTTCGGCAACGAATGAATTTACAGGATCGCTAAACTTAGCAAAAAAGACTACCGGAAGAATAACGGTTACCGGTACATTAAATAAAATTCCAGCTGGAAATATTCTTACGAATACGACTAACGTGATGCCTACAGATATTACCGATCAGGATCTTGAAAACAATACCTCTGTCGTCAATACACCGGTCATAGCGGAAAATGTGGATCTTACCCTTTTGAGTAATGTGCCTGATGCGTGTATAGATCCGGGAGCAGGAAATAATTTTGAAATCAAAGTTGTGAATAAAGGTAATCAGGCAACAACAACAGCGAACAGAATTGTGGTAACAAAAGTGATCCCGTCAAATGTGACATTTACACAAAGTGCATCTGATTATAGCGGATGGACTCGATCCGTATCAGGATCTACTTATACCTATACAGCTACATTAGGTCTGGGGTCAGGAATAGTGGCTGCTAACCCAATCAAATATAACCTTAAACCCAATAGCGGAGTAACTACATATACCGATCAGACTTCTGTTAAATATTTGTCAGGAACATCTACGAGTACAACAGAACTGGAGCCGGTAGCAAACAGAGGCAATAATAGTCTCATCATAAATATGGTTGCTCCTCCTGTAGCACCTGTTGCGAACACACCTGTATATTACTGTATCGGTGAAACGGCGGTACCTCTTACGGCAACAGCCAGCGGATCGAATACCCTCAGATGGTATACACAGACTACAGGTGTTCCTTTGGCAAATGCGCCAACTCCTTCAACCACTACTGCAGGCACATTTACATACTATGTGTCACAGACAAACGGGAATTGTGAAGGACCAATGACACCTATTCAGGTGATTGTTCAGCCCGTGCCTACTGCCGGTAGTATTGGTATAGATCAGACTATCTGTGAAAATTCAGTGCCTCAATTAATTACTTCTGTTCAGAATGGTACAATAGCAGGAAATACAACACTTACGTATCGTTGGGAACAATCCATAGACGGAGGCTCCACATGGAATAATGTTGCCGGAACTTCCTCAACATTACAACCTGGTAAATTAAATAAAACCACGCAGTTCCGTAGAATCACAGTATCTTTGTCCTCTGGACATACCTGTGAATCCGGATTTACAAATGTCATAACTATCCGGGTGAAAAACTGTAAAGTAATTACTAATCCGATATTGATCAATAAGGCCCGCAGGCAATAA
- a CDS encoding CshA/CshB family fibrillar adhesin-related protein — translation MRKILLFILIFGFFVQQNASGQCTLPAGKFATAAFATGGSSIYKNNVLWLTWGAQAATDTYGKHNQTLANGSSSYASINMGGGRYLCIQATISNLVGLINSYAPGNYSGDSMDDMYNIGGTGTNNKLVSGIRNTTDAASVSFTLTCKATIDGVPVRLNGMVLGDAESLAAGENFTATASGTWSIVDLKKNTSVTGAYEVRKDNLTGNKQKLSFLRGNDNNTGAVAFLTFNEQAFQGTDLSVSFDVTLKGGGLTAISLGLLPPAIDGGDAPESYGTPLHMIDALNVKYDNIPVNTVVNLNTTSYQVGGLEAPVSGFLGTTGPDADNKPLYSKDAMGDNNDGIAGVNEEDAWPAQYKSFSYKLYYNPNQTITVAIPYKAYRDGYIAGWIDFNQNGVFEASERAVATATASGTSVNLTWTVPANRVIRSTYVRLRYGYNLNELQLPTGSAVGGEVEDHKIFIQGSAITNPMLPNKGKK, via the coding sequence ATGAGAAAGATTTTATTATTTATTCTGATTTTTGGCTTTTTTGTTCAGCAAAATGCTTCCGGGCAGTGTACGCTTCCTGCTGGTAAATTCGCTACGGCGGCCTTTGCTACTGGTGGAAGCAGTATATATAAAAATAATGTACTCTGGTTGACCTGGGGTGCGCAGGCTGCGACTGATACATATGGAAAACATAATCAGACACTTGCTAATGGGTCATCTTCATACGCTTCTATTAATATGGGTGGAGGACGTTATTTATGTATTCAGGCCACTATTTCTAATTTGGTGGGACTGATTAATAGTTATGCTCCCGGAAATTATAGTGGAGACTCGATGGATGATATGTATAATATCGGTGGAACAGGAACCAATAACAAATTGGTAAGCGGTATCCGGAATACTACTGATGCCGCAAGTGTTAGTTTTACATTGACATGCAAAGCTACGATTGATGGAGTACCGGTGCGACTTAACGGAATGGTACTTGGAGATGCAGAGTCACTGGCAGCTGGTGAAAACTTTACAGCTACAGCTTCCGGAACATGGTCTATAGTGGATTTGAAGAAGAATACATCTGTAACAGGAGCTTATGAAGTAAGAAAAGATAATCTGACAGGAAATAAACAGAAATTATCCTTTCTACGAGGAAATGACAACAATACCGGCGCAGTCGCATTCCTTACCTTTAATGAGCAAGCCTTTCAGGGAACTGATCTTAGCGTATCTTTTGATGTAACGCTAAAAGGAGGTGGTCTGACTGCAATTTCTTTAGGGCTTTTACCTCCGGCTATAGATGGCGGTGATGCACCAGAAAGCTATGGAACTCCACTTCATATGATTGATGCGCTGAATGTGAAATACGATAATATTCCTGTAAATACGGTTGTAAATTTAAATACAACTTCTTATCAGGTAGGTGGTCTGGAAGCACCTGTTTCAGGTTTTCTCGGAACAACCGGTCCTGATGCGGATAACAAACCACTATACAGTAAAGATGCGATGGGAGATAATAATGACGGAATAGCCGGAGTCAATGAAGAAGATGCATGGCCTGCACAATACAAAAGCTTCTCTTATAAACTTTATTATAACCCAAATCAAACTATAACGGTAGCGATTCCTTATAAAGCCTATAGAGACGGTTATATTGCCGGATGGATTGATTTTAACCAAAATGGTGTATTCGAAGCTTCAGAAAGAGCTGTTGCTACGGCTACGGCTTCCGGTACCTCTGTAAATCTGACATGGACCGTTCCGGCAAATCGTGTGATACGTAGCACATACGTTAGATTACGGTACGGCTATAATCTTAATGAACTTCAACTGCCTACGGGAAGTGCTGTCGGAGGAGAAGTAGAGGATCATAAAATATTCATACAGGGTAGTGCAATCACAAATCCGATGTTGCCGAATAAAGGCAAGAAATAA
- a CDS encoding OmpA family protein, whose product MKVKNIYRLLVIAILMIGGLTSVEGQEQLSLRSTADKLYYQYEYYNASRIYEKLVDTKKPRVQDMERLAECYYRINDYTLAQNWYARVIDGGKFSDQSQLNYAETLKKNGNYAAAKEQFTQYGTRTGKTAEVSLAIQGADSAVVWMANPTLHKLKNEETINTRYSEFGTTPLYNSVLYVGEPSGWDGKTSGMTGRPYLRIYSSSKENDGITLKYPSILPDVFNNAPYHVGPVAANKEENILFVTRTHPGEDAEKQRSGNYRFKKHNLELLIYTRSGDSWTEVAFPYNNVKSYSVGHAALSDDEQTLYFASDMPGGKGGVDIWYCIRQADGSWGTPVNAGEEINSAGDEMFPSVFGSKLYYSSNGFAGMGGLDIFVAEGQQHTFHNRHNLRFPVNSASDDFCYVMVSDSPESFYGYVSSDRSGGKGLDDIYSFSYDKPKIRIRLEGQTLNKVTSDQIEDVQLTLLDDKGQVVLRRLSDAKGAFTFPVDARTNYRVVAEKIKFHGDSVAVPALYPQKDTTIRLTLRLQPVIEKGTSFVLENIYYDLDKYNIREDAKPILNQLVRTMRDNPTLKIELSSHTDSRATAKYNMKLSQNRAQAAVDYIVSRGIARDRIVAKGYGESKLVNKCADGVKCSDAEHQANRRTEIKVLEY is encoded by the coding sequence ATGAAGGTAAAGAATATATATAGGTTGCTCGTTATCGCCATATTGATGATAGGCGGGCTAACTTCTGTAGAAGGTCAGGAACAGCTTAGTCTGCGTTCTACAGCAGATAAACTGTATTATCAGTACGAATATTATAATGCTTCACGGATTTATGAGAAACTGGTAGACACAAAGAAACCTCGTGTACAGGATATGGAGCGTCTTGCAGAATGCTATTACCGGATTAATGATTATACATTAGCTCAAAACTGGTATGCCCGTGTGATAGATGGTGGTAAGTTTTCAGATCAGTCTCAGCTGAACTATGCTGAAACGCTTAAGAAGAACGGAAATTATGCAGCCGCAAAAGAGCAGTTTACACAATATGGTACACGTACGGGGAAGACTGCAGAAGTATCTCTTGCCATACAGGGAGCGGATTCTGCTGTGGTATGGATGGCAAATCCAACACTTCATAAACTGAAGAATGAAGAGACAATCAATACCCGTTATTCAGAGTTCGGTACGACACCTTTGTACAACAGTGTGTTATATGTCGGAGAACCGAGTGGATGGGATGGGAAAACATCAGGGATGACAGGACGGCCATATCTGCGCATTTATTCATCCAGCAAAGAAAATGATGGTATTACGTTAAAATATCCAAGCATCTTACCGGACGTATTTAATAATGCACCTTATCACGTAGGTCCTGTAGCAGCTAATAAAGAAGAAAATATACTATTCGTAACCCGTACTCACCCGGGGGAAGATGCGGAGAAACAACGTTCAGGTAACTATAGGTTCAAGAAACACAATCTGGAACTGTTGATCTATACACGATCCGGAGATAGCTGGACCGAAGTTGCATTCCCTTATAATAATGTAAAGAGCTATTCAGTAGGACATGCAGCCTTGAGTGACGATGAGCAAACACTTTATTTTGCTTCGGATATGCCGGGAGGTAAAGGGGGCGTAGATATCTGGTATTGTATACGTCAGGCTGATGGAAGCTGGGGCACTCCGGTCAATGCCGGCGAAGAGATCAACTCTGCAGGTGACGAAATGTTCCCTTCCGTTTTCGGTAGTAAGCTGTACTATTCCAGTAATGGTTTTGCCGGAATGGGCGGGCTGGATATATTTGTAGCAGAAGGACAACAGCATACATTTCATAACAGACATAACCTGCGTTTCCCTGTCAATTCAGCTTCTGATGATTTTTGCTATGTAATGGTGAGTGACAGTCCCGAGTCCTTTTACGGATATGTTTCTTCAGACCGCAGCGGAGGTAAAGGGCTGGACGATATTTACTCCTTTTCGTACGATAAACCAAAGATACGTATCCGCCTGGAAGGCCAGACACTTAACAAAGTGACTTCAGATCAGATAGAAGATGTACAACTTACATTGCTGGATGATAAAGGACAGGTTGTTTTAAGAAGATTGAGTGATGCAAAGGGAGCGTTTACATTTCCTGTGGATGCCCGTACCAATTACCGCGTAGTAGCGGAGAAGATAAAATTTCATGGAGATTCTGTTGCTGTACCGGCATTGTACCCGCAGAAAGATACCACGATCAGACTTACCCTTCGTTTACAGCCCGTAATAGAAAAAGGAACAAGCTTTGTGCTGGAGAATATCTACTACGATCTGGATAAATACAATATCCGGGAGGATGCTAAGCCGATTCTGAATCAACTGGTAAGAACGATGCGTGACAATCCTACGCTTAAGATTGAGCTTTCCAGTCATACAGACAGTCGTGCTACAGCGAAATATAATATGAAGCTTTCGCAGAACCGGGCACAGGCCGCTGTAGATTATATTGTAAGCAGAGGTATAGCACGTGACCGGATTGTTGCGAAAGGATATGGAGAGAGTAAACTTGTCAATAAGTGTGCAGATGGTGTCAAATGTTCAGACGCTGAGCATCAGGCCAATCGTCGCACGGAAATAAAGGTGCTAGAGTATTAG
- a CDS encoding PorP/SprF family type IX secretion system membrane protein: protein MKYGKYILMIVGILGLRSVEAQQSIQFTQYIFNSMSVNPAYAGYKEEWFAQVGLRSQWTGWEGAPKTGTVSIDGVIDPVSKRHGVGLNITADKLGAQAATSIYGNYAFRLQLDDEDTQRLSLGIAGGVTQYSLDGNKLDPNQPGDPTIPTGKISDWAPDIRLGVYYYNPRWYAGVSVQDLFNGTNSGSDYRFNQNTSESLYRTISGYLIAGALFELSQGVHLRPSMLIKEDFKGPTSLDVNAMFVFNSKFWIGAGYRTRAKIFNRTYQDRTVDKLSAMNAITGIAQFYATERLRIGYSYDAMINRMSGLQNGSHEITLGLTFGRRGASQYLSPRFF from the coding sequence ATGAAATACGGAAAATATATACTGATGATTGTGGGTATACTGGGACTGCGTAGTGTTGAAGCGCAGCAGAGTATCCAGTTTACGCAATATATCTTCAATTCGATGAGTGTCAATCCCGCTTATGCCGGATACAAAGAGGAGTGGTTTGCTCAGGTTGGTCTTCGCAGTCAGTGGACCGGTTGGGAAGGAGCTCCGAAGACTGGTACGGTATCTATAGATGGGGTGATAGATCCTGTATCCAAACGTCATGGTGTTGGTCTCAATATTACTGCTGATAAACTTGGCGCACAGGCTGCAACATCTATATATGGCAATTATGCTTTCCGTCTGCAACTGGATGATGAAGATACACAGCGATTAAGTCTCGGTATCGCAGGGGGTGTTACTCAATATAGTCTCGATGGAAATAAACTTGATCCGAATCAACCCGGAGACCCGACGATTCCGACAGGTAAGATCTCAGACTGGGCACCGGATATTCGTTTAGGGGTATATTATTACAATCCGCGCTGGTATGCAGGAGTTTCAGTTCAGGATCTGTTTAACGGAACAAATTCAGGCTCAGATTACCGGTTCAACCAGAATACCTCAGAGAGTTTGTATCGTACAATCAGTGGTTACCTGATTGCAGGAGCTCTGTTCGAACTAAGCCAGGGGGTACACCTGAGACCGAGTATGTTGATCAAAGAAGATTTTAAAGGGCCTACTTCACTGGATGTAAACGCCATGTTCGTATTCAACAGTAAATTCTGGATCGGAGCGGGATATCGTACCCGTGCTAAGATCTTCAACCGCACCTATCAGGATCGTACCGTAGACAAATTAAGTGCTATGAATGCGATTACAGGTATTGCGCAGTTCTATGCAACAGAGCGTCTTCGTATCGGCTATTCCTATGATGCGATGATCAACAGAATGAGCGGATTGCAGAATGGATCACATGAGATCACACTTGGACTTACGTTTGGTCGCAGAGGAGCAAGCCAGTATCTGAGTCCGCGTTTCTTTTAG
- a CDS encoding T9SS type B sorting domain-containing protein: MINKIKIFLLILILPFGLKGFAQDGKKSLFSDNGRMVVAEGTSDVVYSESLYIGPDADWQINGDLYVYSKQIWIAPTARIRGAGKLILKDPGTNPYYAGWGNQATVIDGNDGEFIAVNIIIDNPSNIKLADITDPGYNLKEKTDNIAALKVASNIDFNVKGGDILLNGYELVLGAEAQLLNAGSINSPNQNINGYVVTGNITKSLLIKSFKAGEKFLFPIGIDESSYTPAILTPQGESRLYVGVVDYEAAGANIELKDKEIGMDRVWHVFADKNLLSDYTLIHQSITNGKMYVDKTAEIMQYTGNGNWVGDVTKLESTGVHTRQALQTYAARTISGTWMTKLSFKGPVANDDTFDLPYADEYTKNENVFHILQNDDAGTSPIVVSSVTIVIPPSHGKITVNVDGTVTYIPDPGFVGVDEFEYSITDENGLSDTAKVTINVNARDLHIPNVFTPNGDGINDYFEIIGYEYYDRIGVTIVNRWGNEVYRNNSYDNRWEGSGLNSGTYFYIIEAVKDGKSRIFKGDVLIKRN; this comes from the coding sequence ATGATCAATAAGATAAAAATATTTTTGTTAATTCTGATTTTGCCGTTCGGGCTGAAAGGATTTGCACAGGATGGTAAAAAAAGTTTGTTTTCAGACAACGGGCGTATGGTTGTAGCCGAAGGAACTTCAGATGTTGTGTATTCGGAGAGTCTGTATATTGGTCCTGATGCGGACTGGCAGATCAATGGAGACCTGTATGTGTATAGTAAACAGATCTGGATAGCACCTACTGCCAGGATTCGTGGTGCTGGTAAACTGATTCTGAAAGATCCTGGAACTAATCCATACTATGCAGGTTGGGGTAATCAGGCAACAGTCATTGATGGAAATGACGGAGAATTTATTGCTGTGAATATCATCATCGATAATCCTTCAAATATTAAACTAGCTGATATAACCGACCCGGGATACAATCTGAAGGAGAAGACAGATAATATTGCTGCGCTGAAAGTTGCTTCAAATATAGATTTCAATGTTAAGGGCGGAGATATCCTGCTGAATGGTTACGAGCTTGTACTGGGAGCCGAAGCACAGTTGCTGAACGCAGGTAGTATTAACAGTCCTAATCAGAATATAAACGGATATGTGGTTACAGGCAATATCACGAAGAGTCTTTTGATTAAAAGTTTCAAAGCTGGGGAGAAATTCCTGTTCCCGATAGGTATTGATGAGAGTAGTTATACACCTGCAATCCTGACTCCTCAGGGAGAGAGCAGACTTTATGTCGGAGTAGTAGATTATGAGGCTGCCGGTGCAAATATAGAGCTTAAAGATAAAGAAATCGGTATGGACAGAGTATGGCATGTGTTCGCTGATAAAAACCTGCTTTCAGATTATACACTGATCCATCAGTCCATCACTAACGGTAAAATGTATGTTGACAAAACAGCTGAAATCATGCAGTATACCGGCAATGGCAACTGGGTTGGAGATGTGACCAAACTGGAATCTACAGGTGTACACACCCGGCAAGCTCTTCAAACGTATGCTGCACGTACTATTTCCGGAACATGGATGACGAAGCTGAGCTTTAAAGGACCTGTTGCAAACGACGACACCTTCGATCTGCCTTATGCGGATGAATACACAAAAAATGAGAATGTATTCCATATCCTGCAGAATGATGATGCCGGAACAAGTCCCATTGTAGTATCCTCTGTAACGATAGTAATCCCTCCTTCACATGGTAAGATTACGGTGAATGTAGACGGAACAGTAACTTATATTCCTGATCCGGGGTTCGTAGGGGTGGATGAGTTTGAATACAGTATTACAGATGAAAACGGATTGTCTGATACAGCTAAAGTGACAATTAATGTAAACGCACGTGATCTGCATATTCCGAATGTATTTACACCTAACGGAGACGGGATCAATGACTACTTTGAGATTATCGGTTATGAATATTATGATCGTATCGGAGTGACAATCGTGAACCGATGGGGAAATGAAGTATACCGCAATAACAGTTATGATAACAGATGGGAAGGTAGCGGTCTTAATTCAGGCACCTATTTCTATATCATCGAAGCGGTGAAAGACGGTAAAAGCCGTATATTTAAAGGGGATGTACTGATCAAACGCAATTAG